One region of Malania oleifera isolate guangnan ecotype guangnan chromosome 6, ASM2987363v1, whole genome shotgun sequence genomic DNA includes:
- the LOC131157219 gene encoding uncharacterized protein LOC131157219 isoform X2 — protein MSWGGEWMCCRCQHLNFKKREACHKCGRQKFGGESTDESSYGRPAEEVLPGDWYCSAAGCGAHNFASRTSCRRCSAPKDDCYYGEMMGSGGSYGCDGSGGRPGWKTGDWICTRPGCGEHNYASRIQCFRCQTPKDCSGAM, from the exons ATGAGCTGGGGTGGGGAATGGATGTGCTGCAGATGCCAGCACTTGAACTTCAAGAAAAGGGAAGCATGCCACAAGTGCGGCCGCCAGAAGTTCGGCGGCGAGTCGACTGACGAATCGTCGTACGGGAGGCCGGCGGAGGAGGTCCTGCCCGGGGACTGGTACTGCTCCGCCGCGGGTTGTGGGGCTCACAACTTCGCGAGCAGGACAAGCTGCCGCAGGTGCAGTGCTCCCAAGGATGATTGCTATTACGGGGAAATGATGGGCTCTGGTGGCAGTTATGGGTGCGATGGCAGCGGCGGCCGCCCCGGATGGAAGACTGGCGATTGGATTTGCACTAG GCCGGGATGTGGGGAGCACAACTATGCTAGTAGGATCCAATGTTTCAGATGCCAAACACCTAAGGATTGCA GTGGCGCGATGTAG
- the LOC131157219 gene encoding uncharacterized protein LOC131157219 isoform X1, whose amino-acid sequence MSWGGEWMCCRCQHLNFKKREACHKCGRQKFGGESTDESSYGRPAEEVLPGDWYCSAAGCGAHNFASRTSCRRCSAPKDDCYYGEMMGSGGSYGCDGSGGRPGWKTGDWICTRPGCGEHNYASRIQCFRCQTPKDCSKNSSLITTSYCVSP is encoded by the exons ATGAGCTGGGGTGGGGAATGGATGTGCTGCAGATGCCAGCACTTGAACTTCAAGAAAAGGGAAGCATGCCACAAGTGCGGCCGCCAGAAGTTCGGCGGCGAGTCGACTGACGAATCGTCGTACGGGAGGCCGGCGGAGGAGGTCCTGCCCGGGGACTGGTACTGCTCCGCCGCGGGTTGTGGGGCTCACAACTTCGCGAGCAGGACAAGCTGCCGCAGGTGCAGTGCTCCCAAGGATGATTGCTATTACGGGGAAATGATGGGCTCTGGTGGCAGTTATGGGTGCGATGGCAGCGGCGGCCGCCCCGGATGGAAGACTGGCGATTGGATTTGCACTAG GCCGGGATGTGGGGAGCACAACTATGCTAGTAGGATCCAATGTTTCAGATGCCAAACACCTAAGGATTGCAGTAAGAACTCCTCCTTAATTACTACTAGCTATTGTGTTTCTCCCTAG